The genomic segment ATGAAGAAGAAAGAAAACGAATTAACTGTACCGATGAAATTCATCAAATTAATTCTAAATATGAAGATGGAATTATTGATTTTGAGTTATTCCAAAAGGCAAAGTATAAAATACTTTGGATATTAAAAGAAACGAATGGTAAATTCTCCATAGAGCATTTTAAAAATGCTGCTGAATTAGATAAAGGGAAATGGAAAACATGGAAAAATATTGCTAAGATTAATTCACTCATTTTAGATGGAAAACAGAGTTCTAAATTAGAACAAACAGATTATCTAAGACAGACCGCAATTATTAATTTAAATAAAACTTTTGGCAAATCTTCTACAAAAATGAAGATTTTTAGAAAGAATTATCTATGTCCTGAGAATGAAGCAACTCGATTAATTGTGCAGGACCAAATAAAAAATATTAGACCTGATATTATTATATGTGGGAATACACTAAATCTTTTAAGTAAACAACTAAATTTCAGCGAAGCGATAAAAATAGAACCAATACCATATACCAAAAAGAACAATATGTATTGTTTTAGTAATGTTGTATTCATAAATGCTTATCATCCATGCTATCCAACTTACCGCCCTATAACGCTACCATCAGATAAATATTGTGAAGCAGTTGTAAATTCGGTAAACAAATGGATTGAATGGAAAAAAACAATAAGTCTTAGTGAATTTAACTTTCATAAATTGTAAATATAACCTAACACCCGTTTCAAGGCTGACATTTGTTTTGTCACGGAAATTGCTTGTGCGATCATCTATAATACTGTTTATATGCTTGATTTTTGGGTTCTCTTTTGAATCGAACCCAGAATTAAGAGACTAGCTGTTTTTGATATGTTCTTTGGTATTTCCTCTCCACGCCAATGGCAAAATAAAGGAACAGGCGAGTAGGGGCGGCACCACATTGATCTTTCGGTTATTCAGCGCCTCCTCCACGAATCCGTTTTAGTCAGGTATCCCGAAACCAATCGGCTGCCATACTTTTCGCTATTTATTTGCAACGCATCTACAGGAATCCGGTTACGATATTCGTACCATCCAAGAGCTTCTCGGTCACAGCGATGTTTCAATCGCTCTGGTCTATCCTCACGTCTTAAACCGCGGCGATCTAGGCGTTCAAAGCCCTATAGACAGGATGGGATCTTTGCATCAGTTTAGATTGCAAATGGAGGCTTTTTGTGATATCATGAAGAAAGATAGAAAAAAGCGTTAGATGTGTATGCTCACGCATGATGAGATGAAAGGTTGAAAAATGGAAGAAATAGATTATTTTTCAAAAGAAGAGGGTAATAATTTTAATATTTTTAGATTTATATTAAATCTAAATTTCAATATTGATTCAATGGATGTTAATAAATATTCATTGTTTGTGCATGAATATACACATTATTTACAAAGTATATGTACAGTAAGTGGAATTTCTTTACTGTTTAAGTATTTTTCCTTTGTGAAAAATATCTATGCAGACTTAAATGTAAAAATCTGTAATAACAATGAATATGATACAGGTTATTTGTCTTCTTATATCGAAAAATATAATGATTTAATGTACCTATACAATTACAATTTGGACAGAGAAAACCTAGAGCATAGATCAGACTATTTCTTATTGTGCGAAAAAATTCAACATAAAATTTATAAAAAAGAAGTAACAGAATATTTCATAGTCATCAAAGAAAAACAATATCATGTTTCATATAAATGCTTAAGAGAAACAATGGCGATGATGACATTTTTTATAGCAAGAAACTATAAAAAGGAAGATGCTCTTAAATATCTACAAACTTCAAATGTTCTCCCAGTTTATAAAGTATTATTTCTATATTTTAACAAAAACTTTCCTTACATTGATGATTTAATTAGATTTACGTATTTTTTTACCGAAACAGCTTTACAATCAGATTATCCAGGAGAAATTTTAAATTTATTATTTAAAAGACTAAAATACTGTTCGAAAACATCAATATTATGTACGGAAACATTTTTTCAAATATTTCATAGAGAAAATCCTTATGTCTTATCAACACTGTCTCCGCTTGTAGAGAAACTAAAGAAAGATATTCAAAGTCTTAATTCTTTAGGAAAAAATAATGAATATTTCGTTTTTGTTAAAAGTTATTTGCAACGGTGTATAACAGGATTGAATGAATATATAAACAAAAGAACTTTTTTTTATTATTTTCAAGATATTGATAAATTAAAACTATTGGCAAATGTAATATTATCTCCAGTAATCATTCAAACTTGTCAAGATAATACAAAAGTTTCCACTTTGGACGATCAAACAAACTCATATGCATTAGCACTAATTTTCGGTGTAGCTGTATTATTAGACGCATATATAAAAAAAGATTTTACTCCAATGAATGAAAAATGTATTTTTATCGAAAAGATTCCAGTTTGTAAATTTTTCCAAGATGATTTAGCTGATGTAAAAATATGTAATAGAAAGCCATTTAATATAAAACCATTTAAAAATGGAAATTGTATTTTTTACAATGCCAGTCTAATATTAGGTATGCTTCCTGATGAAGAAATTATAAAATATAAAGATAAAAATGTTTCTTTTATAAAGCCTACATGAGCATCTAACACCATTTCAAAAACCGCCAAATGGATAAATCGTTTGCGGTTTAAAACAATGTTATACGGACGCTACGCGTCGGACGACAGACGGAGTTCTGTCGCCTATTATACGCACATGACAGAGGAGACCTGGTCAGGGAAAAATGGAAAAAATAGAATTAGAAAAATGTTTAAATATTAATACAAATGCTATTGCTTGGAAATGCCCACATTGTAATTCTTTTTCAACATTGAATAGCAATGATATCGAGATATCAAATAATTTTCATGAGCTAAAAGAACATTGTGGATATAATCTACAAACAAAATTTGTATTTTGCCCTAATCCTGAATGTAAAAAATATACAATTTATGTTTCAGTGTATAAAGCTCAAAAAATCCTTGTTCCTCCTCACGCTTATATAAAAAATATTGAATGTATAGACGGAAAAATGTATTATCCTGACAAAAAAATTAGAAAATTTCCGGATTACATTCCAGAAGTAATTTCAAATGATTATAAAGAAGCTTGTTTAATAGCTGATTTAAGCCCTAAAGCTTCTGCAACAATCTCAAGAAGATGTTTGCAGGGAATAATAAGAGACTTTTGGAAAGTAAAACCTGATAACTTAAATAAAGAAATAGACCAAATAAAAGACAAAATTGATAGATTAACTTATAATGCAATAGATTCTGTTAGAAAAATAGGTAATATTGGTGCTCATATGGAAAAAGATATCAATTTAATTATTGATGTTGATAAAAATGAATCTTTTTTGTTAATAAATCTTCTTGAAATATTAGTTGATAATTGGTATATAGCAAGACATGAGAAAGAGGAAAGATTAGCAAAAATTAAAACAATTGCTGATGACAAAGATAAAATGAAAAAAGCATAACATTTGTTTTCAAACCCGACAGACAATTAAACCGACGGCGCAACGAAAAAGCCTTACGTCTTTTTCGTTGCTTGCAGCTTATACGCCGCCTGCTATGTTGCTCACCACACTGGGACATGTGTAATAGAAAAATCATACAAAATGTGATATAATCCTTGCATGAATCAGAGGCAACAGGCAAAAGCTGCCAAAAAATTTATAGAAAACTGGATAGGGCACGGATACGAAAAGGGTGAAACTCAGAAATTCTGGATAGATTTGCTCACAACCGTGTTCGGCGTGGAAAATATCGCTCAATTCATATTTTTTGAAGAGCAAGTAAAAGATACAATTCAAAACAAAACGGTCACAAACTTTATAGACGCGTATATTCCTTCTACTCGTGTAATGATTGAACAGAAATCGAGTTACAAGAACTTACGCGAGCCAATCAAACAGAGTGACGGCTCTCTTTTAACCCCGTTTCAACAGGCAAAGAAATATGTTGCCGATTTACCATTAAGCCTGCACCCCAAGTGGATTGTCACTTGTAATTTTGATGAGTTTTTAATCTACGATATGGAAAACCCCAACAGCGAGCCTCAACAGGTTTTCTTAAAAGATTTGCAAAAAGACTTTTACCGTCTACAGTTCCTTGTGGATACAAAAACTGAAAATATCAAGCGAGAAGAAGAAATCAGCTTAAAGGCAGGGATACTGGTCGGCAAATTATACAATGCTCTCTACAAAGAGTATATTGCCCCCGACGAAAAAAGTCTCCGTTCGCTCAATATTCTTTGTGTCAGAATCGTGTTCTGTTTATACGCAGAGGACGCAGGCATTTTTGCTACGAAAACCAGCTTTGAAGATTATATAAAAAGTTTCAATCTTCCGCATCTTCGCAAGGCGATGATTGAGTTGTTCAAGGGTTTAGACACCAACATTGAAGACAGAGATAAATACGATGAGAGTCTGAAACCGTTCCCTTATGTGAATGGCGGTTTGTTTAAAGACGAGCAGATTGAGATTCCAAACTTTACAGAGGAGATTGTCGATGTAATTGTAAACCACTGTGCACCGTTCAACTGGTCGGAAATCAGTCCTACGATTTTCGGTGCGGTTTTTGAAAGCACGTTGAACCCCGAAACAAGGCGTAAGGGCGGAATGCATTACACGAGCATCGCGAACATTCACAAGGTAATTGACCCGCTTTTTATGGACGGCTTAAAGCTTGAGTTTACGAACATCATGGGGATAGGCCCTGATGAAATAAACTTTGACAAGGCTTATGCCGCTATGAGCCAAAAGCAGAAAAAAGAAATCCAAGCCTTTCAAGAAAAACTCAGTACCCTTACATTCCTTGATCCTGCCTGCGGAAGCGGAAATTTTTTGACCGAAAGCTATCTTTCTCTCCGTCGCCTTGAAAACTGCTGCATCCGTCTTTTGAGCGGCGGACAGACCCTTATGGGCGACCTGTATGACCCGATACAAGTGACGATAAAACAGTTCCATGGTATCGAGATAAACGATTTTGCCGTTACCGTCGCAAAGACTGCACTTTGGATTGCCGAATGTCAGATGATGAAGGAAACTGAAAAGATTGTAAACAAGGATATCGACTTTCTGCCGCTCACTACAAATGCTTTTATTGTGGAAGGTAACGCCCTGCTTATGGACTGGAGCACTTTAAAACTGTCTCGTGAAAATAGCCAGCCGACTGACGGATTGTTTAGCGGATTCACGACGGAAACGGATGGAACAGTGCACCGCTACGACTATATCATGGGAAATCCGCCGTTCGTAGGGAAAAAGGAGCAGTCTAAAATGCAGAAAGAGGAACTTGTTTCTCTGTTTCCCAAAACACTCAAGGGAGTAGGTAATCTTGACTATGTTTCGTGTTGGTATGCAAAGGCGATTGCGCTTATAAAGGACACACAGACAAAATGTGCGTTTGTTTCTACGAATTCAATCACGCAAGGTGAGCAAGTTCCGACTTTATGGAAATACCTTTCAGAGCAGGGACTTTCGATAGATTTTGCGTGGCGTACTTTCCGTTCCTTAAAATGCAGCAGTTGAGAGGATATCAATTCTCGAAGACTGCTGCATTCGTGCGCGATAGCGCACATACAATCAGTGATGTTTGCCGTAAGGCAAACTCATCGGTTAACAAGGCAGCCTTATTTGGCTGCCGAAGTTATACCTTGGGATTCGGAGAGTACGGAAAAGGCTCATGTGCACTGCGTGATAATCGGGTTCTCGCATAAAAATTCCATACAGAAACAAAAATACATCTTTGACGAAGGCGGGAACCGAAAAGAAGCCAAACAGATTAACGGCTATATGATAGACGCAGCGGATGTGTTCATTGAGAATCGCGCGAAGCCCTTATGCCCCGTGCCGGAAATTGTGTGCTGTATGAATTCGGAATTCTGATGAGCAATGTTCATAATGCATGGATGCGAGTTGTTGCGGGAAGATTGGAAACACGATATCAATACTCAAACACCGTCGTCTACAACAATTTTCCATGGTGCGATCCGACTGTCGAGCAGAAAGCAAAAATTGAACAGAGTGCACAATCTATTTTGGACGCACGGAAAAAGTTCTCCGATTCCTCACTTGCCGGCCTGTATGACGAAAGTTTTATGCCCGCCGATCTTCGCAAAGCCCATCGAGAAAATGATACAGCGGTCATGCAGGCATACGGCTTTAATATCAAGATGACGGAGAGTGAGTGCGTGGCAGAGCTGTTCAAATTATATGAAACATTATCGAAAGGAGAGTAATATATGGCAGAACATATCTTTTCTGATGAAGCTGAATTTATCTACAGTTTGCTATTAGAGCATTACGATAATGAAGAAATCGACGACCCTGCTGTATTGATAGAATCGGAAGAATACAAGCATACTATTAATATTGACGCATTTGAGTATGGCTTGAATGAATTTCTGGAAAACAATCTTATTTCGAAGTACGAAGGTTATACAGACGGGTCTTTTGGTATATGGCTTCTAGTCAAATGCGAAAATATGTTAAAATCAGGACAGAAAACTTTGAATAGTTTACAAGAAAAAGAAACTCGTGACAGCAGTCAAAAAGTCAATATCACAATCAACGGAAATGTGAGCGGTAATAATGCCATTGGGGCATTTCAAAATACTACTGTAAATATGGCAAACAACCAGATCGATTTTGAAAAAGCAGCATCGCTTGTAAAATCGATTTCCGAAAACTTACAGAACATAGGGCTTACAGAAAGCGAAAAAAAGTCTGTATCTGATAGTATTGAGGATATCCGTTCTGCTATAATTCGTCAGGATTCAAATATAATACAAACAGCATTAAAACACATAAGAGACTTGTGCTTCAATGTGGCAGGAAATTTACTCGCTTCCGGAATTGTTCACCAGATTTCAAGTCTGTTGCCATAAAGCAGCTTAAATTATATCGTATATTCTCTTTGCCAATCAGAATAAATAAATTTTTCTCCGTTGTGTTTCTTATTTGACAAAATGTATCAATTATGGTACGTTTTAGGTATGGAAGTCGAAAAGAAAATACAAGCAGATTTTTTCAAAACAGAGCAAAATAATGAACCTGTACGAGATTTCCTGAAGGCTTTATCTCCAGAAGATAAAAAATCTGTCGGTGCGGATATTATGGCAGTAGAAATGTTGTGGCCGATTGGTTATCCAATGGTTAGAAAACTCGACACTGATTTATGGGAAGTAAGAACTGGTATTTCCGACAAAAGGATTTGCAGAATCATGTTCACTGTAAGCGGAAATACGATGATATTGCTCCATGCATTTGTAAAAAAGACACAGAAAACTCCAAAAGAAGATATGGAGTTGGGAAAGAAAAGAAGAAACTTGGTTTTAGGAGGTCAAAAATGAATAATGCTTATGTAGGAAGTTCCTTTAATGATTTTCTCGAAGAAGAGGGTATTGCCACAGATGTACAGAACGAGGCAATTAAGCGGTTGATTTCATATAATTTACTAGAAGAAATGCAGAAACAAAATATCAATAAAACTGAAATGGCTAAGAAAATGTCTACGTCTCGCGCTGCATTGGATAGGCTTCTAAATCCATACAATGATTCCGTGACACTTGCAACGCTTACAAAAGCTGCGAATGTTCTGGGGAAAAAATTAGTATTACAACTACAATAAAAACAAAACCTAACACAGTTTTCAAAGCCGACAAATGTGGCTATGCCTGTTTGCAGGTTAAAACAATGTTAGAAAGACTAAAAAAATATATAGTTTTTTAGAAGATAAATGAATAAGCATTAATCTATAATTTACAGAATCTCTTTTTATCTTGACTTTATTAATGTGTGCACTTATACTGTGTTGATAAGGAGCATTTATGAAAAATATAACGCTATCAATTGATGAAACTGTTTTACAGGCAGGGCGAGAATATGCAAAGAGACATAATATCTCCTTTAATTTTCTTGTAAGGAAACTTATTGAGCAAACGGTTGTTACCAATAAAGATTACTGGCTTCATGATACTTTTTCACTTATGGATACATTAAATGCGATGTCAAGCGATGAAAAATGGACAAGGGAAGAATTATATCGTGTCTAAAATATTTATTGATACAAACATACTTGTTTATACCCTTGACTCAAAAGATTCATATAAGCAAGCAAAAGCTCGAAAAATAATAGAGAAAGTTGTAAATTTACATCAGCCGGTAATATCAACACAAGTACTTAAAGAATTCTATGTAGTTGCAACAACAAAATTAAAGGCAGATCGAATAATTGTTAAAAATATTATACACAATTTTTGCAATATGGAAATTGTTCAAAATGACTTAGAGTTGATAGAACAAGCAATAGATATTAGTGTAATTTTACAATTATCATTTTGGGATTCATTGATAGTAGCTGCTGCTGAGAAAGCAAAATGTGAATGCATTATTTCTGAAGATTTAAACCCGGGGCAGACATATCGTGGAGTAATGGTAATCAATCCATTTAAGGAAGAGTCTTTCTAACACCCGCTTCAACCTGACCCCTAAGACAGCCATCGTTGCAGGTAAATGAATATTAGGACGAACGCCCACACTGAGGCGCTTGTCAATAGAAAAATCATACAAAATGTGATATAATCCTTGCATGAATCAGAGGCAACAGGCAAAAGCTGCCAAAAAATTTATAGAAAACTGGATAGGGCACGGATACGAAAAGGGTGAAACTCAGAAATTCTGGATAGATTTGCTTACAACCGTGTTCGGCGTAGAAAATATCGCTCAATTCATATTTTTTGAAGAGCAAGTAAAAGATACAATTCAAAACAAAACGGTCGCAACCTCTAAAAACGGAGGTTTTTAGAGGTTGCCCTGTGTTGAAGCCGTAATCGTCTTTTTTCTTACCTTTTCCTTCTTGCTTGTTAAATGACGGTGTTATCGGGAATAATTGCGTTCTTGGTGATAACGTAAATCCGATCGACAATGTGATAATAACCGTAGTCGCCGTCGGGCGGTATTTCGCCCATGCCGATTGATACGTTATGCCCTATACGCGCGTTTTTGTCGATAATCGCTTTTTTGATATGGCAGTTTTTTCCGATACCGACGCATGGAATATCATCTCTTTCATCTCCCGCTTTGCTGCTATCCGATTCGTAGTAGTCAGCCCCCATACAGACAACCCCTTCCAGCACGCTGCCCGCTTCGATAATGGTTCTGATACCGATGACGGATCGGGTAATGGTTGCATAAGTAATAACACAGCCTTCGCTGCAGGTAACGCGATCCAGCTGCGCCCCGTTGATTTTTGATGCCGGCAGATTTCTGTAGTGAGTATAAATAGGCGCTTCAGCATCATAAAAGTTAAACTGCGGCGTAATTTCCGTTAAATCAAGGTTTGCTTCGTAAAAACTGCGGATGGTACCGATATCTTCCCAATAGCCGTTGTGTACAAATGCCGAAACCTTATGGCTTTTAATCGAAGCGGGAATAATCTCTTTACCGAAGTCGGTCATGCTGTTGTTTAGGCATTCTTCCATCGCATTTGCATTAAAAATGTAAATACCCATAGAAGCAAGGTATTCTTTATCGGGACTTGCAACCGAAATACCCGACTGCGCAGGAATCTTCCATTCGTCGATATTTTTGTCGGGTCCGGGTTTTTCCATAAAAGCGGTGATATTCGATTGCTTATCAATCTGCATAATACCGAATCCCGAAGCATCTCGCCGGTTTACCGCCGTACAGGCAATGGTAATATCAGCACCGGAAGCCTCATGTTGAGCTAGAAACTCCTTTAAATTCATACGGTATAATTGATCGCCTGAGAGGATAATGTAGTATTTCGGACTTTGAGTCTTAAAATGGGTAAAATTCTTTCTTACGGCATCGGCAGTTCCCTCATACCATCCTGAATGCTCAAAGGTTTGCTCCGCAGCCAGAATTTCAACAAATCCGTTTGAAAAGCTGTCAAAACGGTATGCGCGTGCAATATGCAGGTGCAGGGATGCAGAGTTAAATTGAGTCAATACATAAATTTGCCTAAGACCTGAGTTAATACAGTTGGAAATAGGTATATCGACAATACGGTGCTTTCCTCCGAACGGTACGGCAGGTTTTGAACGGGATTGGGTGAGCGGGTACAAACGAGTACCTTTTCCGCCTCCCAAGATAATCGATAATACTTTCGGCATATATCCTCCTTTTTTGTGATATTTGCAGGGGCGTATTCCGCAAAAACCGATAGAAGTATCTATTGAACGCATTAAAATTGCTGTGTCGCGTTATTATTATCAGTATAAACGAGGTTTTTATTTTTTTCCACAAAATAAATAAGAATTATTATGAATGCGAATTGGTAGGAAGCGTCTGTGAATCCCCGGCCTTGCATAATCTTTCCCTTTATGTTATTATCCTTAAAGAACTTTATTATCCTTATAAATTTAGGCAGGAGTCGTTCAAACGGCTCTTTTTTTGTTTACGGGAGTTGATGCAATGGAATATGTGCAAAAAGAAACCGTTCCGTATTTTACCGATTATGAACAACTGGTTACCGGTCTCGGATATAAGCTGGTGGATTTGCAGATTGTTCACCAAAAATCCGCATGGCTGGTAAAGGCCGTTATTTACAGTAAAAACGGGGTTGGAATTGACGATTGCTCAAAGGTACACCGCGCTTTGTTATCGCGTGCCGAGGTGCTGCTCAACTCTCAAGATATTCAAATGGAAGTAAGCTCTCCGGGGCTTAATAGAGTAATAAAAAACGCAGCGGAATTTCAGGCCTTTATCGGTGAAAATATAAAGGTGT from the Treponema vincentii F0403 genome contains:
- a CDS encoding PIN domain-containing protein, giving the protein MKNGQGKNYIVSKIFIDTNILVYTLDSKDSYKQAKARKIIEKVVNLHQPVISTQVLKEFYVVATTKLKADRIIVKNIIHNFCNMEIVQNDLELIEQAIDISVILQLSFWDSLIVAAAEKAKCECIISEDLNPGQTYRGVMVINPFKEESF
- a CDS encoding DNA methyltransferase; translated protein: MNQRQQAKAAKKFIENWIGHGYEKGETQKFWIDLLTTVFGVENIAQFIFFEEQVKDTIQNKTVTNFIDAYIPSTRVMIEQKSSYKNLREPIKQSDGSLLTPFQQAKKYVADLPLSLHPKWIVTCNFDEFLIYDMENPNSEPQQVFLKDLQKDFYRLQFLVDTKTENIKREEEISLKAGILVGKLYNALYKEYIAPDEKSLRSLNILCVRIVFCLYAEDAGIFATKTSFEDYIKSFNLPHLRKAMIELFKGLDTNIEDRDKYDESLKPFPYVNGGLFKDEQIEIPNFTEEIVDVIVNHCAPFNWSEISPTIFGAVFESTLNPETRRKGGMHYTSIANIHKVIDPLFMDGLKLEFTNIMGIGPDEINFDKAYAAMSQKQKKEIQAFQEKLSTLTFLDPACGSGNFLTESYLSLRRLENCCIRLLSGGQTLMGDLYDPIQVTIKQFHGIEINDFAVTVAKTALWIAECQMMKETEKIVNKDIDFLPLTTNAFIVEGNALLMDWSTLKLSRENSQPTDGLFSGFTTETDGTVHRYDYIMGNPPFVGKKEQSKMQKEELVSLFPKTLKGVGNLDYVSCWYAKAIALIKDTQTKCAFVSTNSITQGEQVPTLWKYLSEQGLSIDFAWRTFRSLKCSS
- a CDS encoding type IIL restriction-modification enzyme MmeI, with translation MPRAGNCVLYEFGILMSNVHNAWMRVVAGRLETRYQYSNTVVYNNFPWCDPTVEQKAKIEQSAQSILDARKKFSDSSLAGLYDESFMPADLRKAHRENDTAVMQAYGFNIKMTESECVAELFKLYETLSKGE
- a CDS encoding helix-turn-helix domain-containing protein; translated protein: MNNAYVGSSFNDFLEEEGIATDVQNEAIKRLISYNLLEEMQKQNINKTEMAKKMSTSRAALDRLLNPYNDSVTLATLTKAANVLGKKLVLQLQ
- a CDS encoding DUF4145 domain-containing protein, translated to MEKIELEKCLNINTNAIAWKCPHCNSFSTLNSNDIEISNNFHELKEHCGYNLQTKFVFCPNPECKKYTIYVSVYKAQKILVPPHAYIKNIECIDGKMYYPDKKIRKFPDYIPEVISNDYKEACLIADLSPKASATISRRCLQGIIRDFWKVKPDNLNKEIDQIKDKIDRLTYNAIDSVRKIGNIGAHMEKDINLIIDVDKNESFLLINLLEILVDNWYIARHEKEERLAKIKTIADDKDKMKKA
- a CDS encoding type II toxin-antitoxin system RelE/ParE family toxin — protein: MEVEKKIQADFFKTEQNNEPVRDFLKALSPEDKKSVGADIMAVEMLWPIGYPMVRKLDTDLWEVRTGISDKRICRIMFTVSGNTMILLHAFVKKTQKTPKEDMELGKKRRNLVLGGQK
- a CDS encoding glucose-1-phosphate adenylyltransferase, which produces MPKVLSIILGGGKGTRLYPLTQSRSKPAVPFGGKHRIVDIPISNCINSGLRQIYVLTQFNSASLHLHIARAYRFDSFSNGFVEILAAEQTFEHSGWYEGTADAVRKNFTHFKTQSPKYYIILSGDQLYRMNLKEFLAQHEASGADITIACTAVNRRDASGFGIMQIDKQSNITAFMEKPGPDKNIDEWKIPAQSGISVASPDKEYLASMGIYIFNANAMEECLNNSMTDFGKEIIPASIKSHKVSAFVHNGYWEDIGTIRSFYEANLDLTEITPQFNFYDAEAPIYTHYRNLPASKINGAQLDRVTCSEGCVITYATITRSVIGIRTIIEAGSVLEGVVCMGADYYESDSSKAGDERDDIPCVGIGKNCHIKKAIIDKNARIGHNVSIGMGEIPPDGDYGYYHIVDRIYVITKNAIIPDNTVI
- the rimP gene encoding ribosome maturation factor RimP, with amino-acid sequence MEYVQKETVPYFTDYEQLVTGLGYKLVDLQIVHQKSAWLVKAVIYSKNGVGIDDCSKVHRALLSRAEVLLNSQDIQMEVSSPGLNRVIKNAAEFQAFIGENIKVLEVSCPDWLEGELLAADSTGIRLNISGEQRDIRYADIKKAKLNKI
- a CDS encoding type IIL restriction-modification enzyme MmeI is translated as MNQRQQAKAAKKFIENWIGHGYEKGETQKFWIDLLTTVFGVENIAQFIFFEEQVKDTIQNKTVATSKNGGF